Genomic segment of Myxococcus stipitatus:
CGCAGCAGGAGGAGGCACGGCTCGACGTCCAGGCGGAGCTGGAGGTGGGGCACCCCGCGGGCGGCACGGCGCTGCTGTCCGTCACATACCTGGTGCCCTGCGCGGCCTGGCGCCCCGCGTATCGCGCGACGCTGGAGTCGTCGTCCGAGGGGACGAACACGACGGTGAGGTTGGAGTGCGAGGCCGTGGTGTGGCAGCGCACGGAGGAGGAGTGGAAGGACGTGGAGCTGGCGTTCTCCACCGCGCGCCCCACGCTGGGCGCGGCGCCGCCTCGACTGGAACCGGACTGGCTCTTCCTGCGCGACAAGACGGACCGGGAGAAGCAGGTCGTCGAAGTGGCGGTGCGCGAGGAGGTCATCCAGACGGCGGGCGAAGGTGGCGCGACGAAGCGCGACGAGGGCCTGCCCGGCATGGATGACGGCGGCGAGGCCCTGACCCTCGTGGCGCCTCATCGAGCCACGGTGCCCTCCGATGGCGAGCCGCACCGCGTCCCCCTGTTCCACTTCACCGCGCCCGCGGCCTCCGAGCTGCTCGTGTGTCCGGAGCTGTCACCGCTGGTCCATCGGGTGGCGCGCTTCGACAACGTGAGTCCGGCGGTGCTGCTCGCGGGCCCGGTGGACCTGGTCCGGCAGAGTGGTTACGTCGGCCGCTCGCAGCTTCGCTTCACCGGGAAAGGCGAGCGCGTGCGGCTGGGCTTCGGGAGCGAAGACTCGCTGCGCGTCGCTCGGCAGACGGACCTCCAGGAGGACGTGAGCCGGCTGACGGGGCGCAAGGTGAAGACGCACCACGTGCGGATGTTCGTCTCCAACATGGGGCCCAAGCCCGCGGCGATGGCGCTCGAGGAGCGACTTCCCGTCTCCGAGGTGGAGTCCGTGGAGGTGGTGCTCCAGAAGGAAGCCACCCGGCCCGCGCCCACGCGCGTGAGCACGGAGGGCATCGCGCGCTTCGAGCTGACCGCGCCTCCGCGCTCCCAGCAGGAGCTGACGCTGGTCTACACGGTGACCAGCTCGTCGAAGGTCGCGGGGCTGTAGGGTGTCCCGACCTGGGTCCCGCCCGAGAGGCTCCTCCGGGCGGGACGCGGGCCTTCAGTGCTGGACGACGGCCACGTAGTTTCCGTAGCGCGTCTGGATTTCGGAGACGTACTTCACGGGCTCGGAGCCCCGGCAGTAGCCGTGTCGCGCGCGGCGGTAGTAGTGGGGTTTCTCGAGGAGGAGCATGGCCTTCTCGACGTGGTCGAACCAGCGGTTGGGGTCCAGGCCCTGCTCCTGTGCCAGCCGGCGCGCGTCGAGCACGTGGCCCAGCCCCGCGTTGTACGAGGCCAGGGCGAAGCGCAGCCGCTGCTTGAAGGGAATCTCCGGGGCGATGCGGCCGATGAGCTGGTGCATGTACTTCACGCCCGCGTGGATGCCTTGCTCGGGGTCCTCGAGCTTCCGGAAGCCCAGCTCCGTGCCCGTGTTCGGCATGACCTGGAAGAGGCCTTGCGCGCCCACCCAGCTCCGCGCGCGCGGGTCGAAGCGGCTCTCCTGGAACATCTGCGCGACCATCAGCCGCCAGTCCAGGCCGTAGCGCGCCGAGTAGGCGCGGACGAGTCCGTCATAGGGCGAGATGGCGCCAGCGAGGACCGCCGCCTCCGTGGTCGCGGGGGCCTCTTCACGTCGCCCCTCGAAGTAGCGGCGACGGGCCAGGTTGTACTCGGTGCCGCGATAGGTCTTCTTCACGAAGCCGTCGAGGAATGCTCGCAGCTTCGGGTTCTGCTGACGCACGGCGAAGGCGATGCCGTAGTGCCCTTCCTTCCCCGCGGGCGTGCCCTGGCCGGGGACGGTCAACGCGACCTCCACGTCTTCGCGATACACGAGCTCCGCGGCGAGGATGTGGCTGTCCGTCACCGTGAGGGGAATCTCGCCGCGGGCCACGCGCTCGATGAGCGTCTCGGCGTCCTGGTCCTCGGGCTCCTCGACGAGGACGAAGCCGTGCTGGGGGGCCAGTGCGCTCAAGGTGGCGAAGTGGCTGGACGAGCGGCGGACGTGAATCGCGCGGCCCTTGAGGTCCGCGAGGGACGCGGGCTTCTCGGCGCCCGCGCGCTGCACGAGGACCTCGTCCACGAAGAGGTAGGGGCTCGAGAAGGCGACCTCTCGCTGACGCTCCTGGGTGACGGTGAGCGCGGCGGCGACCAGGTCTCCCCTGCCCTCCTTCAACCACGAGAGGAGCGCCTCGTAGGAAGGCGGGACCAGGATCTCGAGCCGCACCTTGAGGGCATCCGCCACGAGCTTCGCCATCGTGTAGTCGAAGCCGGCCTGTCCTCCTCGGTGAAGGAAGTAGGTGACGGGGCTGTTGCGCGTGAGGACTCGCAGCACGCCGCGCTTGCGGATGCCGTCGAGGTCACCGGTGAACAGCTGCTGGTGATGCTCGGTGAGGGCTCGCTCGATGAGGAAGGCATCCAGGGCGCCACGCAGCGCGGGGTTGTCGAGCCGCACGCCCCACGCGAGGGCCCGCTTCTCCGCGATGGGAAAGAGCGCTTCGACGTTCGGGTTGTAGGTCTCGATGGCGGCCAGCAGGTGGCTGTCCACGACGGTGAGCGGGAGCTCGCCTTGGGTGACCTTCCAGGCCAGCTCCTCCGAGTCGAGGCTCTCGGCCACGGGCTCGACGACGAGTCCCGGGGCCTTGCCCTGGGCGAGGGTCGCGAGCGAGGCGGCGAAGGTGGAGCTGGCGCGCACATGGACCGCGCGGCCCGCGAGTTCCTCGGGCTTGCGAGGCAGACCGGAGGCGCCTCGCTTGCCGACGAGCACTTCGCTGACGAGCGCGAGGGGACGGGTGAACGCGAGCTCCTTCGAACGTTCCGGGGTGACGGTGAGGTCCGCGGCGATGATGTCTCCTCGGCCTTCACGCAGCAGCGGGATGAGCTGGTCGAAGCGCTCGACGGGGATGAACTCGGCGGTCATCCCGTGCTTCTCGGCGAAGCGCTCCAGGAGGGCGCGGTCCTGCGAACGTGGCATGCCTTGGCGCGGAAGGGAGCGCTCGTCGATGGTCTCCACGAGGACTCGCAGCACGCCACGGGTGCGCAGCGCGGGGAGGTCTCCGGTGAAGGGAGGCTCGGGCGGCTTCGCGGGGGCGGCGTTGGCTTGCGTGTCTTCGGCGGGGAGCGGCAGGGCCTGCTCGGGGAACGGAGGGTCCTCCGGCTCGACGGCGGCCACGGCGGGAGGCGCCGGCGGAGGCGCGGGAGGGTCCTGCTTGCAGGCGGTGACGCTCACGAGCAACGCGACGATGAACAGCCAGCGGGAACAGCACTTCATGGGTACTTCCCCCTCGTCTGAGACGACGCCGACGTGGCGACTTCGCCCCCGCGCATCCTCTACCCGAGTTGCCCGGGTGAAATCACGCACCGCCCTCCCGAGGCGGTGGCCCCCGCGACGCGTCACCGCTCGCGCTGGTAGAAAGCGGGGATGGAATGGGCGCTTTCCCGTGAAAGCAACGAAGACATCGACAGCCAGCGGTGGGAACACTGGCGCGTTGTTTCGGCTCGGCTGGAAACAGGGCAGGACTTGGATGAGAGCCGAGCCCCTGTGGGAGGGTGGCGACTCAGGCTCTTCTGGAGCGCGAAGCCTCCACCCGCCCGTGAGGCCGTCTTCTTTCGGCGGCTCATGCCGGGCTACATCGCCAGCAAGTCCATTCAGGACATCAGGGCGCAGCTCGCGAGGACCGCGTGGTGCGACTTTCGCTCCCTGAGCGCCGCGGAGGCCCGGGGGCTTCAGCACGACGCGACCTCACATGGACTTCGCGCGGAGGTCGTGCGCGATGGACTCGACGACCCGGCCATCGACCAGGTCCTCTCGCTCCAGGACGCGCACCGCGCCCAGCATCCATCCGGCTCACGCTACCGGGTCCGCATCAAGCCCTCCTTCGACGACGCGGTGAGCATCCTCGTGATGGCAACTCCCGAGGGTGCATCCGTGGCCGTGGGAAGCGTGGTGCACGCCGAGCACGTGCCGATTCCCCACGAGCGTCTTTCGAGACTCCGTGACGAGCTCGCGTCCGTCTCGCTGCTCACCCTTCGGGGCTCGACCGACATCGGGCTCGACGGAACCTCCGTGAGCGGCTCGGTCGAGGAAGGCGAGCGGGTGAATCACTTCTTCGTGTGGAGTCCTTCGGCGGAGAAGAACCCCGGGGAGCGCACCTTCGTCGTCGCCCTGGCTCGGCTCGCAATGGAGGTCTGCCGCGAGCCTTCGGTCCGCGAGCGACTGCGGGGTCTCCAGGAGTGGATTGAGTAGCGGTGGCTACTTCGCCCGCTGCTGCTGCTCCATCTCCACGCGAAGGCGATCCTCCTGGGCGCGAAGCTCGGGGGTGAACTCCTCGCCGAAGTCGGACGCCTCGAACACCGGGCGGATCTCGAGGACACCTTCCTCGCCGGGCATCGGGTTCGGGCAGCGGCGCGCCCACTCGAGGGCCTCGTCCATGTTGCGCACCTGCCAGAGCCAGTAGCCGGCGATGAGCTCCTTGGTCTCCGCGAACGGGCCGTCGACGACACTCGGCTTCTTCCCGTCGCCGAAGACGACCCGCTTGCCCTTGCTGCTGGGGTGGAGGCCCTCGCCCGCGAGCATGACGCCCGCCTTCACCAGCTCCTCGTTGTACTTCCCCATCGCCGCCAGCATCTCCTCCTTCGGCATGACGCCCTTCTCGGAGTTGGGGCTCGCCTTCACGATGACCATCACGCGCATGTTCGTCTCCTGGTTTCGAGGCGGGGTTGCTCCCGCCCTTCAAACTGGCAACGAATATCCCAATGGCAGATCGACACGGCCTCGAATTTTTCTCAGAAGCCGCGTGATTCCAATGGGTTGTGCGAAAGCCACGGGTCAGCCGAACCACCGGCCAGACTCCGGGGCGAAGATGTGGACCCGCTCCAGGAGCGAGGCGGGGACGCGCTCTCGAATCATCGACTGCACCTCCTGTGGGCCCAGGGACTGGCTGAAGTGCATGAGCACCAACGCCTCGTTCCGGAAGCGGTCGGCGTGGGCGAGGAGCTCGTCGAGGTGGAGGTGCGCGCGATCTCTCGCGTCCTGCACGGAGCGCTTCGGGTCGACGAAGGTGCACTCGATGACGAGCACGCGGGAGTCGAAGAGTGAGGGCTCGGTCTCCAGCACGCGCGCCAGCGTGTCGGTCGCGTAGGCCAGCTCCAGGTGCTCCACCTCCGTGAAGAGGTCCTCGCCCGCCTTGCGGCGCTGGGCAATCTCCTGCGGGGGCATGCCCAGGTGCTCGGGGCGCAGCTTGGTGACGCGCCGGAGGAACTGGTAGCCGAGCGACGGCACCGGGTGGTGCGTGCGAAACGCGCGGACGTGGAGCCCCTGGCCGAGCGGCTGGACATCCCCGGGAAGCATCGGCACCGTCTTCACTTCCATCGCGGTGTGATGAAGCCGGGAGAGCACCTCCAGGGCCTCGCGAACGGTGGGCTCGATTTCGGCGGGAAGGAAGAGCTGCGGAGCCCCCTTCCCCAGCAACCGGCGGATGCCCAGCAGCGCGCCGAGCGCACTCGCATGGTCGGGGTGCGCATGGCTGAGGAAGATGCGCTCGGTGCCCGCGAAGGAGCGGATGGGGATGCCCACGTCGAGCACCACGTCCAGCTCCGGCACCTGGAGGGAGGTGTAGACCCCCCCGATGGAGATGCCTCGAACGGTGTAGGGGCCAGCCTGGACTTCGGTGAGCGTCATCCTCGGGTTTATGACGCGCCTGCCCCCTCCGCCGCAATGCTCAGTCCATCCGCGTCCCGTGTGTCACGTGTCGAAGCGGAACACCGTCGCGGCGCACGAAGCCCGCGTTCCGAATCGCTGACAGAACTCCGTCAGCGCCGTGTACGGAGCCATCGACAGGACCTCCCGGAACTCCAGGTGCAGCACGAGGCAGTAGAGCGAGACCTCCAGGAAGCTCACGCCTCGCTCGGGGGGCAGCGCGGCGAACACGGACGCCACGTTCTCGTCCAGCCAACCCAGCATGTTGCCCAGGCTCCGACGCATCTTGTCCTGGTGAGCGCCACTCTCGGCCCCGCCGCCCACCCGCGACATGACCAGCGTCACCTCCGTGGCCATCGACTGGAGCACCAGCTCCTGCGCGTTCGCGCTCACCGGCTCCACGAGGTCCTCGGGCCACACCAGCCTGGGCGTGAGCGCCGACTGCCGCGCGAGCTCGCGACAGACATTGAGCGCTCCGAACCAGGAGCCTCGCTCGGTCCGCAGCACGGGAATCTTGAGCGCGGGGTTGCCGCCATAATCCTCCAGCTTCGGAGACATGATGTCTCGCAGGATCTGGAACTCGTAATCGACCCGCAGCTCCTCGGCGAAGATGCGCGCGATGCGGGTGAAGTGAGAACTCGAACGGCCGATGATGACAGGCTTCATGTCGTCTCCCAGGACAGGTCCAGCAGCCTTCAGTCCGCCTTCTTCGGAAGCCCCAGCGCTGCCCTGACCTCGGCGGTTCCGCGCCCGGCCCAGTGCCGCCGATGGTTCTCCCCTGTCACGAAGCTGCGCGTCTCCATCCGGTCCACGTAGAGCGTCCCGTCCAGGTGGTCCAGCTCGTGCTGGAGGATGCGCGCATACCAACCTCGCGCGTGAATCGTCACCGGCCGCCCCTGCTCGTCCAGCGCATCCACCCGAACCCCTCGCGCCCTCGCCACCAGCGCCGCGAACCCCGAGACACTCAGGCACCCCTCGTAGAACTCCGCGGGCGTCGCATCCTCCACCGTCAGCTTCGGATTGATGAGCACATGGAACGGAACCGGCGTCCGCTCCCGGTCCGCCAGGTCCGCCGGCGCCACTCCCGCTTGGTACTCCGAGCGGTCCTCAATGACCACCAGCCGCAATCCCACGCCCACCTGCGGCGCCGCGAGGCCCACCCCTGGCGCATCGCGCATCGTGTCGCGCATCAGCACGATGAGCCGTTGAATCTCGGGACTGCCCATCTCCTCCGGCGTCAGGTCTCGCGCCTTCTGCCGCAGCACCGGCTCTCCCGCCTGGACGATTTTGAGCACCATCCCGCGAGCGTAGCAGGCCCATCACGGCGTCCTCCAGCATCACGCGAGGCCCGCTTCCACTCCCGCTGAAGCGTCCGACAGCACACGCTCCTCCTCCCCCGGGAGACTTCACCTCCCCCACCGTGCCAACCTTGCCCTCGCAGGCTCGCGTCTCGACTCGGAGATACTGATACACTTCAGTGGCGATATTGAACGACACCGTTCCCACGGAGCTTGCAGGTCGCGATGCGGCGGTCTCGACGTCTCGGGTGGGCCGCCCTGGCCTCACTCGTCATTCACGCGGCGCTCCTCGGGTTCCTCGCGAACACGGAGCCCCCCGCTCGCCCTTCCCCACGCCAGCGCGAGTCGAAGCCCGCCCCCGTGTTCATGGAGGTCGTCCACGCGCCTCCCAAGGTCCCCTCGGCGCCCGCCGTCGAAGAGGCCCCGAAGCCCCCGCGTGACTCCGTTCCTCCACGCACCACGCGCCGGACCGAGACTCCGGTGAAGCCGCCTCGCGAGGCGGAACCCGTGTCCCGGACACCCGAGCGGAACGACACACCTCGCGCCTCCTCTCCCGGACTCAACCTGCTCCCGCGCGCGCCCGGTGGGCTCTCACTGCCCTCGGGCCCGCCCTTCCAGAGCGGACACACCCTCCGGCCCGGAGACCCCGGCCCTTCCCGCGAGGCGCTCATCGCGGAGGAGCGCGAGCGCGTCCGTGGCCGCGTCCAGGGACACATCGACGACCAGCAGGCGGCCCTCCGCGTGGCGAATGGATTGGTCGACCCCTACTTCACCGAGGTGCGCAAGGCGCTCGAGAAGGGCTTCGAGGATGCACCGGTGTTCCCGGGGAACCCGCTGGGGAAACAGATCGCGACGTCCTGGGCATCCCAGGCGGGGAAGTTCGGAGCCTCCGGCTCACCGGGCGGCCCCGTCCCCAAGGCCGCCACCGCGTCCGAGCAGCTCAAGGCCCTGGAGGGACGACTGGGCCGGAACACGCTGGAGCACCTGCGCGGCCGCGTCCAGGCCGGCGCGGAGCTGCACCAGGTCGCGGAGGGGGGCGGAGGGAAGCTCGTCGTCACCCTCGAGCTGCTCCAGGCGCCCGATGGCACCTTGCGCGAAGCCAGGCTCGTGTCGGTGAGCGGCATCCCCGCGTATGACACCTTCGTGCTCAACGCCGTGCCGGGCGCGCTCGCGAAGCTCCCCCCTCCTCGCGACGGCGCGCGCGGTGTCAAACCCGAGGGCATCCACACGCTCTGGTCCGTGGAGGGACGCGTCGTCTACTACCGCAAGGTCAAGGACCTGAAGGGCCGCAGCGCCCTGTACCTCGCCACCGCGATGGCGGCGGGCGTCCTGGCTGGCCGCTTCGAGGAGACGACGGGAGAAATCGAGGTCATCGACTTCACCAACCCCCGGTTCCTCTGCCAATCCAAGCTGCTGCGGGTCTACTGAGCCCCAGGAAGCACGGGCCCCCCATTGGCCTCGCTCAGGCCGGGGCGCTAGGCTCCCACGCCATGGCTCGTCGCAAGAAGGCCGATGAGATGGCCGCTCGCGTCCGCAATCTGCTGGCGATGGATGCCGCCAGCGTCATGCGCCGGCTCGAATCCCGGCGTGACGAGATGTTCAACCTCTTCTCGCGCCTGCGCAGCCGAGAGCCCCTCCTGGAGACCATCGCCTCGCGCTACGCGGACGGTGCCTTCGAGCACCTCCTCCACCTGCCCGAGCAGGAGCAGGCCGTGGTGGACCGCTACTACTCCACCCTGGACGAGATGCGCTGGTACTTCACGTACACCGAGGACATGCCCGGCACCGCGCACCTGAACTTCACCAAGCTGCACAAGCGGCTGGAGGAGGCCTATCGCGTGCTGGTGGTGACGCTCGGCCCCCCCGTGTCCGCGGATGGCGCCCGGGTCGTGGACGCGGAGGTCCTGCGCCGAGAGGACTCGCCCCCTCCCGAGGACAAGACGCTGACCCGCGCGGCGCTCCCTCGTCAGCGCCGCGCCGCCCCGGGCTGAGGGCCCTCGGCGCCGCCGTCAGGCTCCGTGCGCCTGGAGCCCCTCGGACGCGGCGGGAGACTCGGCGTCGACGGCGCGCGGCGCGAGCTTCCGCATGGAGCGCTTGCCCACCACCACGTCCACCATCTTCCGGACGCGGGTCCACACGCTCTCCTGCACGTAGGGGATGCCGTACTTCTCGCAGAGGGCACGGACCTTCGGCTGCACCTCGCGGTACTTGAGCATCGACAGGTCCGGCCAGATGTGGTGCTCGATCTGGTAGTTCAGCCACAGGTGCGCGAAGTCGTTCAGGTCTCCGCCCGTCCGGTAGTTCGCGCTGCCGATGACCTGCTGCACGTAGCGCTCGCCCTTGTTCGCCGGGGACGTCTCGAAGCGATACAGGTCCTCGCCCGTGTGGTTGGGTCCCACCACGAGGAACGTGTGGAGGCTGGTGAGTACGTCCGCCATCACCGAGTTGCAGAACGCGCTGAAGGCCGCCCACGGTCCGATGATGAGGAACAGCGCGGGGAAGAGCACGAACTGCACGAGCGAGTAAGGCAGGTAGCACTGGAGCAGCAGCTCCTTCCACTCCGCCCCCGTGAGAGCGCCACCGTCCCGGCGTCCCTTGCGGCGCAGCGCGCTCAGCGTCTCGGGCGCGTAGTACGAGGCGCGCCAGGTGAGCGCCAGCAGCCCGAGCTGGAGGTAGCGCAGCACGAGCGGCCTGTCGGGGTTGCGCAGCGTGCCTTCCGCGTTGCGCTCCAGGAGGTCGGGGTCCGCGTCCTCGCCGGTGAACGAGTGGTGCAGGACGTTGTGCTCGTAGATCCACGCATCGGGCAGCATCCAGTCGAGCCAGTCGAGGTAGCGGCGTGTGCCCTTCGCGAAGCCCTTGCCCGTCCGAGACGCGGGGACATGGGGGACGCGGTCATAGCCGCGGTGCCCCACGTGGTGCATCAGGAGCCACCGCGTGGAGCGCCCCACGCTGAGCGCCGCCGCGCTGAATGGATTCGGCGCGATCCAGCAGGTGGCCATGCCCAGCAGCGTCCCGATGCGCCCCCAGCGCTCAATCTTGCGCAGGTGCTTCAGGTCCGCCTCGCCCACGTTGGCGTCCAGCTCCGCGCGCAGCGCCTTCAGCTCCCGGTGGAAGCCCTCCACGTCCACGGAGGCGATGTTGAAGGTGGGGGGCACGGGCGACGACATGCGTGGAACTCCTCG
This window contains:
- a CDS encoding glutathione S-transferase domain-containing protein; amino-acid sequence: MKPVIIGRSSSHFTRIARIFAEELRVDYEFQILRDIMSPKLEDYGGNPALKIPVLRTERGSWFGALNVCRELARQSALTPRLVWPEDLVEPVSANAQELVLQSMATEVTLVMSRVGGGAESGAHQDKMRRSLGNMLGWLDENVASVFAALPPERGVSFLEVSLYCLVLHLEFREVLSMAPYTALTEFCQRFGTRASCAATVFRFDT
- a CDS encoding MBL fold metallo-hydrolase; this translates as MTLTEVQAGPYTVRGISIGGVYTSLQVPELDVVLDVGIPIRSFAGTERIFLSHAHPDHASALGALLGIRRLLGKGAPQLFLPAEIEPTVREALEVLSRLHHTAMEVKTVPMLPGDVQPLGQGLHVRAFRTHHPVPSLGYQFLRRVTKLRPEHLGMPPQEIAQRRKAGEDLFTEVEHLELAYATDTLARVLETEPSLFDSRVLVIECTFVDPKRSVQDARDRAHLHLDELLAHADRFRNEALVLMHFSQSLGPQEVQSMIRERVPASLLERVHIFAPESGRWFG
- a CDS encoding TonB C-terminal domain-containing protein → MRRSRRLGWAALASLVIHAALLGFLANTEPPARPSPRQRESKPAPVFMEVVHAPPKVPSAPAVEEAPKPPRDSVPPRTTRRTETPVKPPREAEPVSRTPERNDTPRASSPGLNLLPRAPGGLSLPSGPPFQSGHTLRPGDPGPSREALIAEERERVRGRVQGHIDDQQAALRVANGLVDPYFTEVRKALEKGFEDAPVFPGNPLGKQIATSWASQAGKFGASGSPGGPVPKAATASEQLKALEGRLGRNTLEHLRGRVQAGAELHQVAEGGGGKLVVTLELLQAPDGTLREARLVSVSGIPAYDTFVLNAVPGALAKLPPPRDGARGVKPEGIHTLWSVEGRVVYYRKVKDLKGRSALYLATAMAAGVLAGRFEETTGEIEVIDFTNPRFLCQSKLLRVY
- a CDS encoding transporter substrate-binding domain-containing protein, translating into MKCCSRWLFIVALLVSVTACKQDPPAPPPAPPAVAAVEPEDPPFPEQALPLPAEDTQANAAPAKPPEPPFTGDLPALRTRGVLRVLVETIDERSLPRQGMPRSQDRALLERFAEKHGMTAEFIPVERFDQLIPLLREGRGDIIAADLTVTPERSKELAFTRPLALVSEVLVGKRGASGLPRKPEELAGRAVHVRASSTFAASLATLAQGKAPGLVVEPVAESLDSEELAWKVTQGELPLTVVDSHLLAAIETYNPNVEALFPIAEKRALAWGVRLDNPALRGALDAFLIERALTEHHQQLFTGDLDGIRKRGVLRVLTRNSPVTYFLHRGGQAGFDYTMAKLVADALKVRLEILVPPSYEALLSWLKEGRGDLVAAALTVTQERQREVAFSSPYLFVDEVLVQRAGAEKPASLADLKGRAIHVRRSSSHFATLSALAPQHGFVLVEEPEDQDAETLIERVARGEIPLTVTDSHILAAELVYREDVEVALTVPGQGTPAGKEGHYGIAFAVRQQNPKLRAFLDGFVKKTYRGTEYNLARRRYFEGRREEAPATTEAAVLAGAISPYDGLVRAYSARYGLDWRLMVAQMFQESRFDPRARSWVGAQGLFQVMPNTGTELGFRKLEDPEQGIHAGVKYMHQLIGRIAPEIPFKQRLRFALASYNAGLGHVLDARRLAQEQGLDPNRWFDHVEKAMLLLEKPHYYRRARHGYCRGSEPVKYVSEIQTRYGNYVAVVQH
- a CDS encoding YciI family protein, coding for MRVMVIVKASPNSEKGVMPKEEMLAAMGKYNEELVKAGVMLAGEGLHPSSKGKRVVFGDGKKPSVVDGPFAETKELIAGYWLWQVRNMDEALEWARRCPNPMPGEEGVLEIRPVFEASDFGEEFTPELRAQEDRLRVEMEQQQRAK
- the def gene encoding peptide deformylase; the encoded protein is MVLKIVQAGEPVLRQKARDLTPEEMGSPEIQRLIVLMRDTMRDAPGVGLAAPQVGVGLRLVVIEDRSEYQAGVAPADLADRERTPVPFHVLINPKLTVEDATPAEFYEGCLSVSGFAALVARARGVRVDALDEQGRPVTIHARGWYARILQHELDHLDGTLYVDRMETRSFVTGENHRRHWAGRGTAEVRAALGLPKKAD
- a CDS encoding mucoidy inhibitor MuiA family protein, producing the protein MSTPFTLPVVKVTLLEDRALVERRGEVPLVPGAQRLVISGLSPLAVDRSLQAKLAGGTVSQARVRRARKPEPPEALREHTTRLDQRVADLEQEERQRSSDVNRLTARQDLLTTAHADVYRAISEQAGGGLSRAETWKQQLDSVRQELETTGEALRMAQREHLRVQQQLEEARRARAGTQQEEARLDVQAELEVGHPAGGTALLSVTYLVPCAAWRPAYRATLESSSEGTNTTVRLECEAVVWQRTEEEWKDVELAFSTARPTLGAAPPRLEPDWLFLRDKTDREKQVVEVAVREEVIQTAGEGGATKRDEGLPGMDDGGEALTLVAPHRATVPSDGEPHRVPLFHFTAPAASELLVCPELSPLVHRVARFDNVSPAVLLAGPVDLVRQSGYVGRSQLRFTGKGERVRLGFGSEDSLRVARQTDLQEDVSRLTGRKVKTHHVRMFVSNMGPKPAAMALEERLPVSEVESVEVVLQKEATRPAPTRVSTEGIARFELTAPPRSQQELTLVYTVTSSSKVAGL
- a CDS encoding fatty acid desaturase family protein; translated protein: MSSPVPPTFNIASVDVEGFHRELKALRAELDANVGEADLKHLRKIERWGRIGTLLGMATCWIAPNPFSAAALSVGRSTRWLLMHHVGHRGYDRVPHVPASRTGKGFAKGTRRYLDWLDWMLPDAWIYEHNVLHHSFTGEDADPDLLERNAEGTLRNPDRPLVLRYLQLGLLALTWRASYYAPETLSALRRKGRRDGGALTGAEWKELLLQCYLPYSLVQFVLFPALFLIIGPWAAFSAFCNSVMADVLTSLHTFLVVGPNHTGEDLYRFETSPANKGERYVQQVIGSANYRTGGDLNDFAHLWLNYQIEHHIWPDLSMLKYREVQPKVRALCEKYGIPYVQESVWTRVRKMVDVVVGKRSMRKLAPRAVDAESPAASEGLQAHGA